Genomic DNA from Thermosipho ferrireducens:
TTTCCATTTCTTTTATTTCTTTTACCTCATAACCTGCTTCTTCCACTGCTTTTTCAATCATACTGTTTTCTATACCTTCACCTTCTATAATCGCTTTACCTACTTCTACTTCAAGAAGCTTAACACCTGGCAATTTCATTAACTCTTCCTTTACGTGCATTATACAGTGTTCACATGTCATCCCTTCAATAGTTACTACCTTTTTCATAATATAACCTCCCTCATTTTGATGGTTTAAATGTTTTTAGCCTTAATGCATTCATTAACACAGATACCGAACTAAATGCCATAGCTGCAGCCGCTATCATTGGATTCAATAATGGTCCTCCAAAAATGTACAGTAACCCAGCAGCTATTGGTATACCGGCAGTGTTGTATGCAAAAGCCCAGAACAAGTTCTCTTTAATATTTCTTATTGTAGCCTTACTCAACTGTATCGCTGTAACAACATCTTCTAAATCACTCTTCATGAGCACTATATCTGCTGATTCAATAGCCACATCTGTACCGGATCCTATAGCGATTCCCACGTCTGCCTGTGCAAGAGCCGGAGCATCGTTTATACCATCACCTACCATGGCTACAACTTCTCCATTTTCCTGTAATTTCTTAACTTCGTTTGCTTTGTCCTGTGGTAAAACCTCAGCTAAAACTATATCTATACCAACCTGTCTTGCTATAGCTTCCGCTGTTCTTCTATTATCTCCTGTAATCATCGCAACCTTTATACCCATTTTGTGAAGCTTTCTTATTGCGCTTGCACTTGATGGTTTTACAGTATCAGCAACAGCTATAATTCCTTCGAGTTTTCCGTTAATTGCTATATACATAGGAGTTTTACCTTCGTTAGCAAGCTTATTAGCTTCATCAACCAATGTTATTTCTATATTTTTATCTTTCATCAATTTTAAATTTCCCAGATAGATATCCATATCTTCTATGGTTACTTCTATACCGTGCCCTGGAATCGCCATAAACTTATCTATCTTTTTCAATTCCAGATTCTTCTCTTCAGCGGCTTTTACAATAGCTTCTCCAAGTGGGTGTTCTGAACCCTTTTCAGCTGAAGCTGCGATGCTTAATAGCTCATCTTTAGAATAATTACCCTTTGTGAATATATCTGTAACCTTAGGCTTACCTTCAGTAATTGTACCTGTTTTATCAAAGACTATCGTTTTTATTTTATGAGTCATTTCCAACGGCTCGCCACCCTTTATTAAGACACCGTACTCTGCTCCCTTACCTGTTCCTACCATTATCGCAGTAGGAGTTGCCAGACCAAGAGCACATGGACATGCTATAACCAGAACTGAGATAAATATTGTTAACGCAAATACTGGACTTGCACCTGTAATGTACCATAATATAGCAGCTACTATCGCAATTACTATTACTGTTGGTACGAAATATCCTGAAATCACATCTGCTAATTTCGCTATAGGAGCTTTAGAGGTTTGAGCTTCCTCCACTAATTTTATTATTTGAGCAAGTGCTGTATCTTTACCCACTTTTGTAGCTTTAAATACTATGGTTCCATTCTTGTTTATTGAACCTCCTATTACCTTATCACCAACATTTTTTTCTACAGGGATACTCTCTCCTGTTAACATTGACTCATCTACAGAAGTCCGTCCCTCTATAATAACTCCATCAACAGGGATTTTTTCACCTGGTTTTACTATAATCAAATCTCCAACTTCAACTTCATCAACGGGGATTTCTATCTCTTCTCCATCCTGCAAAATTAACGCTGTTTTAGGTTGCAATCCCATAAGTTTTTTAATAGCTTCTGAGGTTTTCCCTTTGGTGACACTTTCAAGATATTTTCCAAGTAAAATAAGCGTTATGATAACACCTGCTGTTTCAAAGTACAAATCGTTTGTATATTCTGTCTTACCAAAATAAATTGCCACTGTTCCATACAATCCATACAAAATCGCTGCCGCTGTACCTATAGCTATTAGAGAATCCATATTTGGACTACGTTTTATGAGATTTTTAAAACCTACAGTATAAAATTTGTATCCTGCAATTGCTATAGGAATAGTAAGCAAAAGCTGGATTAATGCAAAATTAAATGGATGTATTTCTGGATTTATAAAAGTTGGTAAATCCACACCCAGAATGTGTCCCATAGCTATATAAAGTAACGGTACAGAGAATATGGCCGAAACCACAAATTTTCTCCAGAGAATTCGCATTTCTCTTTGTCTTCTCTCTTTTTCTACATCATATTGATCTTTCGCATCAATCTCAAGAGGTTTATATCCTGCATTTTCTATGGCCTTTTTAATAGCTGAAACCCTTACTTTGGAAGGATCATAAGTTACCAGCGCTTTTTCCGTGGCAAAATTCACATCCACTTTTTCTATACCTTCAAGTTTTTGAATCTCTTTTGTTATCCTCGCCGCACATGAAGCACATGTCATTCCTGAAATTGGTATGGTAACCGTCTTGGCCGATTTTTCAAACTCCAGATCATACCCTGCATCTTTTACCACTTTCTTAATATCTTCCACTTTAACTTTTTCCGGATCAAATTTTAAAAAAAGCTTTTCTGTAGCAAAGTTTACATTAACCTTTTCCACTCCTTCCAGTTTCGCAACTCTTTTTTCAATGGTGCGCGCACATGATGCACACGTCATTCCAATAACACTCATTTCTTTTTCTACCGTATTTTGTTCTTTTTTTTCAGCTAAAATTTCCTTTTCTGGCATACACTCTCCTCCTTTCCTATCCCCCATATGGGGGGATACACTTCTATTATAACCCCCATGTGTTAATTAACAATTAACAATTGTTTTTGACTGTGTAAATTAATTGATAACATTTCCTGATAAATAATATCTATTTAAGAGGACGATTCTGTTCCAACTCTCGCAAGATCCTTCGTCGTTTCACTCTTCAGGACAGGCCTTGCTAACCTCGCTAAATACAAGATTCCTCACCCTTCGGGTTCGGAATGACATAAGTGAGGGTAAGATTTCTCGCCTTCTCGCTCCCCGGAATGACATAAAAAGAGAGTGTCATCCCGAACGAATGTGAGGGATCTTGTTTTTTTACTAACCTCGCCAATCTCGCCAACCTCGCTAACTCTTGCTAATCTCACCAACCTTGCTAACACTCGTTAAATCAAGATTCCTCACCCTTCAGGTTCGGAATGACATGGGCGGTGGATTCCTCCTCGCTCCCGCTCCTCGGAATGACACAGGTGGGGGATTCTTCGTCACTACGCTCCTTGGAATGAGCTACTCTTTTTTGTCATCCCGAGGAATGAAATGACGAGGGATCTTATTTTACAATCCTCGCTAACTCTCGCTAATAATGTATATGTTAATTGTTAAAAACATTTTTATGCTATAATATTTCAGAAAGGAGGAGTCACTTTGCAAAATAAAACGTTGTTTTATATTCTAATGATATTTGTTATTGTATTTTTGATAATCGATGTTATTTCAATTTTTAACAGAAAGCCTTCTTTCCAGGTTGTTTCTTATTTTACAAAAATTGAAACAGACTATTCTGAAAACGCAACTTTAACAACCACAGCCAATCTTTTATTTAA
This window encodes:
- a CDS encoding heavy-metal-associated domain-containing protein; translation: MKKVVTIEGMTCEHCIMHVKEELMKLPGVKLLEVEVGKAIIEGEGIENSMIEKAVEEAGYEVKEIKEMEMEGHGHSGHHGEHSKHEKHKKHSGGGCCH
- a CDS encoding heavy metal translocating P-type ATPase translates to MPEKEILAEKKEQNTVEKEMSVIGMTCASCARTIEKRVAKLEGVEKVNVNFATEKLFLKFDPEKVKVEDIKKVVKDAGYDLEFEKSAKTVTIPISGMTCASCAARITKEIQKLEGIEKVDVNFATEKALVTYDPSKVRVSAIKKAIENAGYKPLEIDAKDQYDVEKERRQREMRILWRKFVVSAIFSVPLLYIAMGHILGVDLPTFINPEIHPFNFALIQLLLTIPIAIAGYKFYTVGFKNLIKRSPNMDSLIAIGTAAAILYGLYGTVAIYFGKTEYTNDLYFETAGVIITLILLGKYLESVTKGKTSEAIKKLMGLQPKTALILQDGEEIEIPVDEVEVGDLIIVKPGEKIPVDGVIIEGRTSVDESMLTGESIPVEKNVGDKVIGGSINKNGTIVFKATKVGKDTALAQIIKLVEEAQTSKAPIAKLADVISGYFVPTVIVIAIVAAILWYITGASPVFALTIFISVLVIACPCALGLATPTAIMVGTGKGAEYGVLIKGGEPLEMTHKIKTIVFDKTGTITEGKPKVTDIFTKGNYSKDELLSIAASAEKGSEHPLGEAIVKAAEEKNLELKKIDKFMAIPGHGIEVTIEDMDIYLGNLKLMKDKNIEITLVDEANKLANEGKTPMYIAINGKLEGIIAVADTVKPSSASAIRKLHKMGIKVAMITGDNRRTAEAIARQVGIDIVLAEVLPQDKANEVKKLQENGEVVAMVGDGINDAPALAQADVGIAIGSGTDVAIESADIVLMKSDLEDVVTAIQLSKATIRNIKENLFWAFAYNTAGIPIAAGLLYIFGGPLLNPMIAAAAMAFSSVSVLMNALRLKTFKPSK